A stretch of DNA from Erpetoichthys calabaricus chromosome 1 unlocalized genomic scaffold, fErpCal1.3 SUPER_1_unloc_13, whole genome shotgun sequence:
agctatgttataagggttggagatggtggcactgaccagaaagcaggagacagagctggatgtggcagagttaaagatgttaagattttcactgagtgtgatgaggatggacaggattagaaacaagtacattagagggtcagatcaagttggacagttgggagacataGTCAGAGagttgagattgtgttggtttggacatgtgcagaggagagatgctgagtatatggggagaaggatgctaaggatagagctgccagggaagaggaaaagaggaaggcctaagagaaggtttatgaatgtggtgagagaggacatgcaggcgatgggggtaacagaacaagatgcagaggacagaaagatatggaagaagatgatccgctatggcaactcctaatgggagcagcccaaagaagtatgtaaatatacaaTGTGGCTTACTGTCTAATTTTGATTTCCCAGGGTGGGAGTTCACACTTATTCCAATAAATTAGCTCGTCAATTAGCACAGTTATACAAACAAGGTGGAGTGGTCATAGGGACCATAACTGATGTAATGAGTCCTTGGCAATTTCAATGTCACTGTGCATGTAGATGTACTGGCTTTATCATCCTTGACATTTCTATCTGGGGTCTTCCCTAAAAGGTCTGCAGGTCATGTTGGCCACCCTTGCTGCTCCAGTTGCTCCATATTTTTCAAGCCATCACCAAGCCATTAATGGTAGTTGCTCATGGCTTGTTCCTGGTCCATGGTAACTGCATCCTAATATGGCTTCATGTGTTTGGTAATTCAGTCTGCAAATGTTGGGATTGTTGAAGTGTTAACTCCATTAGCATGCTTTTGTAAAGTGGGTTGCAAAaggcatatacagtggaacctcgagatacgatcacctctgtatacgagaaaatcaagatacgaggaaagtatgagcaaaaaattctgatctaaatacgagcattggctcgcgtaacgagccacgagccaggctgtgggtatagctcgcggcttagcgagggggcgtggtagctgtagcgagccgcagggtgatctgcagtatgggcgtttctcacctaagtgcacaggtgggaaactgcccacatccatgattgttcctgtggctgatgggctgctgcagctgccatgtcctccccgcatatatagagaagtgcgagccggttaagggggagaagaagtaaaagaaaagagagaacggaggttgcaggaagcagcaggaagtcggtgcaggagagcgatcgagtgcaggctcgcgtgtagctgaacaggcgagccaaacagctgaagcaggacggtgtagagaaggtcagctgcattaagagtgtctcgcttgttgcagagcccgcatgggagaagcaggtgagacactgacgctaacagagaagaagcaccagggattgtcatctgttttttaaagactgcttcctgttgatgttttaacctcgtgttaaaggattgttattcttgtgtattttaaacctccacttcacaactgttttaaggattatttatttaaagatttattgaatgctctactgcactttggacacctgttttgattcttttaataatcagttatattatttaccagtgttatttattaaaggtagactacagtatatattatttatcagtgttatttgttaggaaaattgatttttatgttaatatttttggggtgcggaacggattaactggatttccattattttcaatggggaagtttgttctagatacgagaaattcgctatacaagcgcagtgctggaatgaattaaactcatatctagaggttccactgtactgttaaACACTGAATATTCTCTTGTagtgctattttattttaaattttggtcatttaaaactttaactcttatttttatttctgtagatGTTCAAGAAAATGACAACTTGTCCTCTCTTCAGGGTCGTCCACAAATTAAACAACCTGATAAGAACAGGAAGAAACTGGCATCTGCAACAAAGACCTTGGTAACTGCATCTCAGCACCCTAGATTGCAGCCTATTGTGAAGCTAACAAGGATCGATGCCATCAAATCTCAAAGAGTGTACAATATAAATCCAATCCGCCACAAGTGTGtggaaacatttaaatacaaattgaaTTCTAAAGATAATGGAGGGATTCATGGGAGTAAGAAACCGTATCACTGTCCTGAAGGTGGGAAACAATTCTCAGATAGTCACATGCCTAAGAAACACAGAGAAGATAATACAGGGAAGGAGTCATACCACCGTTCTAAATGTGTTAAGAACTTTTCAAAACACAGCCATACCACAACTCCCATTGTAGAGAAACCATATTTGTCTAAACatggcaaacgattctcacaaGTGAGCCACCTTCAGACAGACATGATTGGTCACGGACAACAGGGTTTATGTTGTTGTCCAGTATGTGGTAAACATTTCTTTGACAAGAGCCGTCTTCGCaggcacaaaagaattcacactggagagaaaccatattgttgttctgaatgtggcaaacggttctcACAATCAAGCCATCTTCAGACACACATGAGAGTGCACAAAGGAgaacagccattttcctgttctgaatgtggcaaacggttctcACAAGCAGGCCATCTTCAGACACACATGAGAGTGCACAAAGGAgaacagccattttcctgttctgaatgtggcaaacgtttCTCACAAGCAGGCCATCTTCGGACACACATGAGAGTGCACACAGGAgaacagccattttcctgttctgaatgtggcaaacggttctcACAAACAAGCCATCTTCAGAAACACATGAGAGTGCACACAGGAgaacagccattttcctgttctgaatgtggcaaacggttctcACAAACAAGCCATCTTCAGAGACACATGAGAGTGCACACAGGAgaacagccattttcctgttctgaatgtggcaaacggttcCCACAAACAAGCAATCTTCGGACACACATGAGAATACACACAGGAGAACGGCCATTTTCCTGTTCTAaatgtggcaaacggttctcACAAACAGGCCATCTTCAGACACACATGAGATTGCACACAGGAgaacagccattttcctgttctAAATGTGGTAAACGATTTGCAAGTAGCAGTAATCATCTGAAACATTTAAGagttcacactggtgagaagccctattgctgtcctgaatgtggcaaaagattttccAACACAAGCAATCTTCTGCGTCATGCAGAAGTCCACAATTAAGACCATCTTTaggcctgttctgaatgtggcaagaaaTTCTCACAAAGAGGCAGTCTTCGTAGACATATAAGAACACACATTTGATAGAGGCCATACTCGTTTCCTGATTATGACAAGCTATTCACCGATAACAGCAGCCTTCATAGACACAAAAGAAGTCATTCTGGATTACGGCCATATtgttgctctgaatgtggcaagcgattcATACAACCCTGCAGTCTTCAGCGACACGTAAGAACTCACAGAGGAGAAAAGCCATACCGTTGCTCTAAGTGTGAAAAAACATTCATACAGAAAACTCCTTTTCAGGGACACATGAAAATTCATGCTAAAAAGGCAAAGTCCAAAGAGactgtaaataacaaaaagaaaaatcagaaataattCATTCAGGTGTGGAAAGAAAATTGGAATTGCTCTGCTAGTTGGTTACACAGAATGAATTTGACAAAAATTGGCAGACTCATTTAGGCAACCCTGCTTATTAATTTACTGTAAGTGGCTTTTGCACTAAggactattgcacattgtacacaggtctactttacaagttctaatgttatttatcttatgtTGTACTTCtatgctttttttatattttattgtactacgaagttgagagagaaacagtattttgattctcctgtatgttctgcacatatagtgaattgacagtaaatggctatttgatttgatttcagtaTTTCTATTATCTTTTCTCCAGAGTCCGTATTGGTGTTCACACTACTCTCTGGTGTGGCTGCTGCTCTTTCTATCTGAAGAGTTAGTCCAGCTGGGGTTCGATCAGCCCAGTAACGTCTAGCGGTCCGTCACAACGGGAGTGTATGAATATACCGAGGCATGTTTAGCATACAGCTGATGACGTGTTCATCTAATATAAATAAGGCCATATATGGACATCCTGTATTACGTTACACAGAGAGATACCTGATACTTCAAGTCCGGAGTGACCTTGAGGGGCTGCATACTTGAATGAACTC
This window harbors:
- the LOC114642347 gene encoding zinc finger protein OZF-like, whose amino-acid sequence is MPKMYPAGQKSLQKEHQCEDDVSEKRNKRKGRTNIQRPRKIINRIKVRDCNPQYMGPDEDLNRLGSSLGRRGYLKDSKAHKPSESSKTNTVRPEKKLCPNQTGEDVQENDNLSSLQGRPQIKQPDKNRKKLASATKTLVTASQHPRLQPIVKLTRIDAIKSQRVYNINPIRHKCVETFKYKLNSKDNGGIHGSKKPYHCPEGGKQFSDSHMPKKHREDNTGKESYHRSKCVKNFSKHSHTTTPIVEKPYLSKHGKRFSQVSHLQTDMIGHGQQGLCCCPVCGKHFFDKSRLRRHKRIHTGEKPYCCSECGKRFSQSSHLQTHMRVHKGEQPFSCSECGKRFSQAGHLQTHMRVHKGEQPFSCSECGKRFSQAGHLRTHMRVHTGEQPFSCSECGKRFSQTSHLQKHMRVHTGEQPFSCSECGKRFSQTSHLQRHMRVHTGEQPFSCSECGKRFPQTSNLRTHMRIHTGERPFSCSKCGKRFSQTGHLQTHMRLHTGEQPFSCSKCGKRFASSSNHLKHLRVHTGEKPYCCPECGKRFSNTSNLLRHAEVHN